The Alosa sapidissima isolate fAloSap1 chromosome 6, fAloSap1.pri, whole genome shotgun sequence genome window below encodes:
- the hey2 gene encoding hairy/enhancer-of-split related with YRPW motif protein 2 isoform X2 produces the protein MKRPCEDTTSDSDMDETIDVGSENNYSGQSSGSFIRCSSPTTTSQVMARKKRRGIIEKRRRDRINNSLSELRRLVPTAFEKQGSAKLEKAEILQMTVDHLKMLQATGGKGYFDAHALAMDFMSIGFRECLTEVARYLSSVEGLESGDPLRVRLVSHLSSCASQREAAAMTSSMAHHHHHHPQALHPHHWAAAAAAAALHPIPAAAFLPNGLPPSPSEAASGRLSDVPQRGSALLTAAFSSSSSSSSSTTTSTSNASASHSDATLRAPSTGSVAPCMPPQISTSLLSLSATVHAAAAAAAAQTFPLSFPGGFPIFTPSMTAGTSSGHAAQAHSPSISTSTSASQQSSSSSSGGGSGSSKPYRPWGTEVGAF, from the exons ATGAAGAGGCCTTGTGAGGATACTACGTCTGACAGCGACATGGATGAAACTATTGATGTTGGCAGCGAAAACAATTATTCTGG GCAAAGTAGCGGTTCATTCATAAGATGCAGTTCACCCACAACAACTTCACAAGTAATGGCCCGGAAGAAAAGAAGAGGG atAATCGAAAAGAGACGTAGGGACCGGATAAATAACAGTTTATCTGAATTGCGTCGACTGGTCCCAACAGCATTTGAAAAACAG GGCTCTGCCAAATTGGAAAAAGCGGAAATATTGCAGATGACAGTGGATCACCTGAAGATGCTCCAAGCTACCGGCGGCAAAG GGTATTTCGACGCTCACGCTCTGGCCATGGACTTCATGAGCATCGGTTTCAGGGAGTGTCTGACGGAGGTGGCCCGCTACCTGAGCTCCGTGGAGGGCCTGGAGTCGGGGGACCCCCTGCGCGTGCGCTTGGTGTCCCACCTGAGCAGCTGTGCGTCCCAGCGCGAGGCGGCCGCCATGACCAGCTCCAtggcccaccaccaccaccaccacccccaggcCCTGCACCCGCACCACTGGGCCGCTGCGGCCGCCGCGGCTGCCCTCCACCCCATCCCCGCCGCCGCCTTCCTCCCCAACGGACTCCCCCCGTCCCCGTCCGAGGCGGCCTCCGGCAGGCTCTCGGACGTCCCCCAGCGGGGCTCGGCGCTGCTCACCGCCGCCTTCTCCTCgtcctcgtcttcctcctcctccaccaccacctccacctccaacgCCTCCGCATCACACTCCGACGCCACGCTCAGGGCGCCCTCTACGGGCAGCGTGGCGCCGTGCATGCCCCCGCAGATCTCCACCTCCCTGCTGTCTCTCTCGGCCACCGTGCACGCCGCTGCCGCGGCTGCTGCCGCCCAGaccttccccctctccttcccagGGGGGTTCCCCATCTTCACGCCCAGCATGACGGCCGGCACGTCCAGCGGCCACGCAGCGCAGGCCCACAGCCCCTCCATATCCACTAGCACATCCGCCtcccagcagagcagcagcagcagcagtggcggcgGCAGTGGCAGTAGTAAACCGTATCGGCCCTGGGGGACTGAAGTGGGGGCCTTCTAA
- the hey2 gene encoding hairy/enhancer-of-split related with YRPW motif protein 2 isoform X1 encodes MKRPCEDTTSDSDMDETIDVGSENNYSGQSSGSFIRCSSPTTTSQVMARKKRRGIIEKRRRDRINNSLSELRRLVPTAFEKQGSAKLEKAEILQMTVDHLKMLQATGGKAGYFDAHALAMDFMSIGFRECLTEVARYLSSVEGLESGDPLRVRLVSHLSSCASQREAAAMTSSMAHHHHHHPQALHPHHWAAAAAAAALHPIPAAAFLPNGLPPSPSEAASGRLSDVPQRGSALLTAAFSSSSSSSSSTTTSTSNASASHSDATLRAPSTGSVAPCMPPQISTSLLSLSATVHAAAAAAAAQTFPLSFPGGFPIFTPSMTAGTSSGHAAQAHSPSISTSTSASQQSSSSSSGGGSGSSKPYRPWGTEVGAF; translated from the exons ATGAAGAGGCCTTGTGAGGATACTACGTCTGACAGCGACATGGATGAAACTATTGATGTTGGCAGCGAAAACAATTATTCTGG GCAAAGTAGCGGTTCATTCATAAGATGCAGTTCACCCACAACAACTTCACAAGTAATGGCCCGGAAGAAAAGAAGAGGG atAATCGAAAAGAGACGTAGGGACCGGATAAATAACAGTTTATCTGAATTGCGTCGACTGGTCCCAACAGCATTTGAAAAACAG GGCTCTGCCAAATTGGAAAAAGCGGAAATATTGCAGATGACAGTGGATCACCTGAAGATGCTCCAAGCTACCGGCGGCAAAG CAGGGTATTTCGACGCTCACGCTCTGGCCATGGACTTCATGAGCATCGGTTTCAGGGAGTGTCTGACGGAGGTGGCCCGCTACCTGAGCTCCGTGGAGGGCCTGGAGTCGGGGGACCCCCTGCGCGTGCGCTTGGTGTCCCACCTGAGCAGCTGTGCGTCCCAGCGCGAGGCGGCCGCCATGACCAGCTCCAtggcccaccaccaccaccaccacccccaggcCCTGCACCCGCACCACTGGGCCGCTGCGGCCGCCGCGGCTGCCCTCCACCCCATCCCCGCCGCCGCCTTCCTCCCCAACGGACTCCCCCCGTCCCCGTCCGAGGCGGCCTCCGGCAGGCTCTCGGACGTCCCCCAGCGGGGCTCGGCGCTGCTCACCGCCGCCTTCTCCTCgtcctcgtcttcctcctcctccaccaccacctccacctccaacgCCTCCGCATCACACTCCGACGCCACGCTCAGGGCGCCCTCTACGGGCAGCGTGGCGCCGTGCATGCCCCCGCAGATCTCCACCTCCCTGCTGTCTCTCTCGGCCACCGTGCACGCCGCTGCCGCGGCTGCTGCCGCCCAGaccttccccctctccttcccagGGGGGTTCCCCATCTTCACGCCCAGCATGACGGCCGGCACGTCCAGCGGCCACGCAGCGCAGGCCCACAGCCCCTCCATATCCACTAGCACATCCGCCtcccagcagagcagcagcagcagcagtggcggcgGCAGTGGCAGTAGTAAACCGTATCGGCCCTGGGGGACTGAAGTGGGGGCCTTCTAA